GTAGTTGAGGCAGTCCGTCATGGCCTGCGGAACGGCGCCGACCGAGGCCACGTTGCGCATGGACTCGGCGACTGCGCAGGCGGCTCCCCAGTAGGCGCTAATGTCGCCATAGGCCGGGTTGCAGTCGACAGCCAGCGCACAACCGGCCGTGCTCCCCGCCAGAGGCGCGCAGACACCGGCACCGGCCTCACCGGGGCGGATCACGGCGTTGCCCTGCACTTCGCTGTCGTAGGCGCGATAGACGAAGGCCCGTGAGCACACATTCGGATGAGCCAGGACCTTCAGCAGCGTCTCCTTGAGGTCGGGCAGATCGTAGGTCGGCTCCTGTCCCTCGTAGGCGACGGTGCCCTCTTCGCGCACATAGGTGATGCCGCTGGTGACGGCGTCGATCGGTGCATCGCACACGATCGTCTTGCCCTGCTTGATGCGGTAGGCCTTCTCCTGCAGGACCGGACCGATGATGCTGGCACGTGCGCCCTCGTAGACGTTGGGAAGGTCCCAGTCCTCGTTATAGATCCGCAGGACTTCGTCGGCGAAGCTCGCAGGCACCGCGAGCACAAAGCGCTCCTGAGTCTCCGCGCACATGATGACTTCGGGCACCATGTTCGGCAGCGCCACGTGAACGGCATTGAGGTCGAGCTCGATCCCAAAGCCGCCGGCAGCGCAGATCTCGGAGCTTCCGCAGGCCAGGCCGCCGCCACCAATGTCCTTGATGCCGATGGCGATGCCGAGTTCCTTGGCCCGGTCGCGCACGGCCTCGTTCGCCTTGCGCATGCACAGTACATTCTCCAGGAAGGGGTCGGGAACCTGAACGGCGCCCCGGTCCTCCTCCTGATCTTCCTCATCCAGGATCTTCGAGGCGAAGGCGCTGCCGCCAAAGCCGGAGTCGTCGGTCGGCTTGCCCACGAGGATGATCACGTAGGGCTCGTCCTTGGCCTCCGGCGGAACGGCGGAGTGAATGATGTCTTCCTCGGCCACCAGGCCAAGCGCGACCACGTTCACCAGGCAGTTGTCGTCGAAGCTGGAGTTGAAGTAGATGTCGCCTGCCAGGCAGGGGACGCCCAGGGCATTCCCATACTGCCAGATGCCGTCGACCACTCCGCCGACGACCCACTTGGTCCGGTCGGCGTTGGCGCCCGTCGGATCACCGAAGCGGAGTGGGTCGGCTGTCGCGATCACGCGAGCACCCATGCAGTCGACGTCGCGCACGATGCCGCCAATCCCCGTCGCTGCGCCCTCATTGGGCAGCACCTGGGACGGGTGATTGTGGCTCTCGTGAGCCATCACAATACCGTACCGCTTCCCCTCGTGCTCGGTGAGGAACACGATGCCGGCGTCCTCTTGCGGCCCCAGCATCACGTTGGGGCCCTCGGTGTGCATGAACTCCTTCAGCGTGGGCCGGCTGCTCTTGTAGGAGCAGTGCTCAGACCACTCGGAGTTGAAGATATGCATCTCCGTGAGGGTCGGGTCGCGCTTGAGGAAGTCGGCGATCTTGCGCGCCTCGTCCACAGTCAGGCCGACACCGTGCTCGGCCATGAACTTGCGCAGTCCTGCATCATCCAGCTCGGACACGGGCAAACGTCGAGAATCGAGGGTCATCTTTCAACTCCTGCACATCATCAGTCGCGCGAACCCGGCCCCACGGCCGAAGGATCCACGCGGCCCGAACTTGTCTGAAGCCTATGCTGCTTTGAGCAGCACAATGATACCTTACCGAACCGCCTTGCGCAACTTCCGACCTCGCATCGTTGACTCCAGGGGGCCTCCCGCGTAGATTGGAGCCATGATCTCGCCGTCACGGCTCCCTGGTGCCCTGCTTGTCCTGGCCTGCGGCGTCTCGCTCGTGGTCGCCCAGCCTGCGACGACCAAGAAGGCTGCCTTCTCCAGCGGTCCCCTCTCGGCCATCAACGACGTGTTCGACGACCTCACCGAGCTGGCACCAGATCGACCTCCGGCCGTGGTGGTCCTGTGTCTCAAGCACCCCGACACCTTGCGTGCGGCCCTTGCAGCGCCACCCGGATCCGGGCGCACCAACCTCGACTACTTCACCAAGGTGGCGCGCCTGGCTCAGGAGACCTCAGGCCTGCGAGCGGTCATCCTGCACTACGCTCAGCTTCCCGACGAGCACGTCTTCGCCAACACCTGCGTCAAGGCGCTGGTCATCACCGCCATGGACAGAACCCTCGCGGAGTCCTACAACGCGCGGATCCGGGCCACGATCCGCGAGACCAGTCTACCCATGATCGGCTTCTGCGGCGGATGCCAGATCATCTCGGGCGCCTT
The Armatimonadia bacterium DNA segment above includes these coding regions:
- the purL gene encoding phosphoribosylformylglycinamidine synthase subunit PurL; the encoded protein is MTLDSRRLPVSELDDAGLRKFMAEHGVGLTVDEARKIADFLKRDPTLTEMHIFNSEWSEHCSYKSSRPTLKEFMHTEGPNVMLGPQEDAGIVFLTEHEGKRYGIVMAHESHNHPSQVLPNEGAATGIGGIVRDVDCMGARVIATADPLRFGDPTGANADRTKWVVGGVVDGIWQYGNALGVPCLAGDIYFNSSFDDNCLVNVVALGLVAEEDIIHSAVPPEAKDEPYVIILVGKPTDDSGFGGSAFASKILDEEDQEEDRGAVQVPDPFLENVLCMRKANEAVRDRAKELGIAIGIKDIGGGGLACGSSEICAAGGFGIELDLNAVHVALPNMVPEVIMCAETQERFVLAVPASFADEVLRIYNEDWDLPNVYEGARASIIGPVLQEKAYRIKQGKTIVCDAPIDAVTSGITYVREEGTVAYEGQEPTYDLPDLKETLLKVLAHPNVCSRAFVYRAYDSEVQGNAVIRPGEAGAGVCAPLAGSTAGCALAVDCNPAYGDISAYWGAACAVAESMRNVASVGAVPQAMTDCLNYGNPENPIAFAQFRDGVRGLSDAAKQLWLKGYENQPVPIISGNVSLYNESATGNAVSPTAVIACVGTMADYSKAITMQLKQAGDKLFLVGPRKDELGGSALYQALGLGLGRNVPQVEWDRERSMIYAVTDAIDAGLLRACTDISDGGLAVAVSEMCLGGFAKGRLGVEIDLEKVPTNLRLDKYLFSESSGFVMEATKGKEEELKAVFAGYGLELREIGEVSEEAELEIKAADREFKWSLAELKEAWLGGLPKVLQ
- a CDS encoding gamma-glutamyl-gamma-aminobutyrate hydrolase family protein (Members of this family of hydrolases with an active site Cys residue belong to MEROPS family C26.), producing MISPSRLPGALLVLACGVSLVVAQPATTKKAAFSSGPLSAINDVFDDLTELAPDRPPAVVVLCLKHPDTLRAALAAPPGSGRTNLDYFTKVARLAQETSGLRAVILHYAQLPDEHVFANTCVKALVITAMDRTLAESYNARIRATIRETSLPMIGFCGGCQIISGAFGGAISQMRPLREGEADPNPRYTPGIFKEWGFMPVRVTQRDPLFEGLGDQFVVREMHAWEITRLPECFEVLASTDACRVQVIRHKTRPLYGTQFHPEHATDEYPDGRRLIRNFFVTVGIAAPAVP